From a region of the Aeoliella mucimassa genome:
- a CDS encoding PSD1 and planctomycete cytochrome C domain-containing protein translates to MHLIRCCTAMFFALLVSSSTQAESIDFEKQIQPIFAEHCADCHGADYSESGLRVDDRASLLRGGDHGEPSIVPEKPDASFLLKVIRGEQPDLEMPPGGPPLEKEQIALIEKWIAAGAPWPGQMDASADDVRSDHWSLQPVAQVDPPCEATGESNAIDAFLARKLREKNLQLSKQEDSVALVRRVYFVLTGLPPTPDEVQAVLDHPAGFDVAYGELVDRLLASPRYGERWAQHWLDVIRWAETAGFETNSERPNAWPYRDWVIESLNNDKPYNQFLFEQLAGDSVEQDAALGFLVAGPANLPGQIGRDEESMRQARQDELDEVVRTVGQAFFGLTIGCARCHNHKFDPILQRDYYAMQGIFAGLTYGERRRRGPEDDAWAAQIPQLEEKLAKLRADLQAMRKSHGLRPPLENLETETFEPIMARAVRMEIAATTNGASASLYELQAFSVPEGDEPTQNIALASLGATPSASSFALSNQSRHFDNLVDGTSDRRQAFPWVSGQGGPAWVQVDFQQPTTIHRVVWESGESTPASYVLKVLPVGSDEWVTVADTSQRMLREDDMRSADSIALAGVSDEQVQAIVTNLGQLRSLQAEVGRLSSGPQVFAANFTTSPDPTWLLLRGNAMQRGEELAPAIPLVLGSLEMSKDEPEQQRRLALAKHLTSADHPLTARVIVNRVWQQHFGIGLVDTPSDFGKKGSTPTHPELLDWLAADFMEQGWSLKQLHRQIVMSKAFRQSSQPQEDGLAVDADSRLLWRFPPRRIEAEAIRDSILVVSGKMNLDMGGPGFNLFNQRGGLSDYLAVETFEASGWRRMVYAHKIRMQAVDIFGSFDCPDAGQMTPKRTRSVTPIQALGLFNSPFVVRQASFFAERIRSSVGDDVSQQIDCAFRLALSRPASEEEQAELASLVEQHGLEQLCRAIFNSSEFLFIQ, encoded by the coding sequence ATGCATCTGATTCGTTGCTGTACCGCGATGTTTTTTGCCTTGCTCGTGTCTTCGAGTACGCAGGCCGAGAGTATTGACTTCGAAAAGCAGATTCAGCCGATCTTTGCGGAGCACTGTGCCGATTGTCACGGGGCCGACTATTCGGAATCTGGTTTGAGGGTCGACGATCGGGCCTCGCTCCTAAGAGGTGGCGATCACGGCGAGCCGAGTATCGTTCCCGAGAAACCGGATGCCAGCTTCTTGCTCAAGGTCATCCGCGGCGAGCAGCCTGATCTCGAGATGCCGCCAGGAGGGCCGCCGCTAGAGAAAGAGCAGATCGCCCTCATTGAAAAGTGGATTGCCGCGGGGGCCCCTTGGCCCGGGCAGATGGACGCCAGCGCCGACGACGTGCGGAGCGATCATTGGTCGTTGCAGCCAGTTGCTCAAGTCGATCCACCGTGCGAAGCGACGGGCGAGTCGAATGCCATCGATGCGTTTCTGGCGCGCAAGCTCCGCGAGAAGAACCTGCAACTCTCTAAGCAAGAAGACTCGGTTGCCCTCGTGCGGCGGGTCTACTTCGTGTTGACCGGTTTGCCGCCGACGCCCGATGAGGTACAAGCGGTGCTCGACCATCCCGCAGGATTCGACGTGGCCTACGGCGAACTCGTCGACCGATTGCTCGCCTCGCCGAGGTATGGCGAGCGGTGGGCGCAGCACTGGTTGGATGTAATTCGTTGGGCCGAAACCGCAGGTTTCGAGACTAATTCCGAACGCCCAAATGCCTGGCCGTATCGCGATTGGGTGATCGAGTCGCTCAACAACGATAAGCCTTACAATCAGTTTCTGTTCGAGCAACTCGCCGGCGATTCAGTAGAGCAAGACGCGGCCTTGGGGTTCCTGGTTGCAGGACCGGCGAACCTGCCGGGGCAGATTGGCCGCGACGAAGAATCGATGCGCCAAGCCCGCCAAGATGAACTCGACGAAGTCGTCCGCACAGTCGGGCAGGCGTTCTTTGGTCTTACCATTGGGTGCGCGCGTTGCCACAATCACAAGTTCGATCCCATTCTGCAGCGTGACTATTACGCGATGCAGGGCATCTTTGCCGGACTCACGTATGGCGAGCGCCGGCGGCGAGGACCAGAGGACGACGCCTGGGCTGCTCAAATTCCTCAGTTGGAAGAGAAACTCGCGAAATTGCGTGCCGACCTGCAGGCCATGCGCAAGTCGCATGGTCTGCGACCTCCGCTCGAGAATCTGGAGACCGAAACGTTCGAGCCGATCATGGCCCGAGCGGTGCGGATGGAGATCGCTGCGACCACCAACGGAGCGAGCGCTTCGCTCTACGAGTTGCAAGCGTTTAGTGTGCCCGAGGGGGATGAGCCAACGCAGAACATCGCATTGGCGTCGCTGGGAGCAACCCCCTCGGCGTCGAGCTTCGCGCTGTCGAACCAATCGCGACATTTCGATAATTTGGTCGATGGAACAAGCGACCGCCGCCAGGCATTTCCTTGGGTCTCCGGACAGGGGGGCCCCGCATGGGTGCAGGTCGATTTCCAGCAGCCAACAACCATCCATCGCGTGGTATGGGAGAGCGGAGAGAGCACGCCTGCCAGCTATGTACTAAAGGTGCTGCCGGTCGGTTCCGACGAATGGGTAACCGTGGCCGATACGTCGCAGCGGATGTTGCGCGAAGACGACATGCGTTCGGCCGACTCCATTGCCTTGGCCGGAGTCAGCGACGAACAGGTGCAAGCCATCGTCACCAACCTTGGCCAACTCCGCAGCCTTCAGGCCGAAGTGGGCCGACTATCGAGCGGTCCGCAGGTGTTCGCGGCCAACTTCACCACTTCGCCCGATCCTACCTGGTTACTGCTTCGTGGTAACGCAATGCAACGCGGCGAGGAACTTGCCCCGGCGATTCCGTTGGTGCTCGGCTCGTTGGAAATGAGTAAGGACGAACCCGAGCAACAGCGGCGACTCGCTTTGGCCAAACACCTGACGAGCGCCGACCATCCCCTCACTGCTCGCGTGATCGTGAATCGCGTATGGCAACAGCACTTTGGCATCGGGCTCGTGGACACACCCTCCGACTTCGGCAAGAAAGGCTCCACGCCGACTCATCCTGAACTACTCGATTGGCTGGCGGCCGACTTTATGGAGCAAGGATGGTCGCTCAAACAGCTGCATCGCCAGATCGTGATGTCCAAGGCGTTTCGGCAATCGAGTCAGCCGCAGGAGGATGGACTCGCGGTCGATGCGGACAGTCGCTTGCTGTGGCGGTTTCCTCCCCGCCGAATCGAAGCCGAAGCAATCCGCGACTCGATCCTAGTGGTCAGTGGCAAAATGAATCTCGACATGGGCGGACCAGGATTCAATCTGTTCAACCAGCGAGGGGGACTGTCGGACTACCTGGCTGTCGAAACCTTCGAAGCATCCGGCTGGCGACGAATGGTCTACGCCCACAAAATCCGTATGCAGGCGGTCGATATATTCGGCTCGTTCGACTGCCCCGACGCGGGACAGATGACTCCCAAGCGAACCCGCTCGGTCACTCCGATCCAGGCGTTGGGATTGTTCAACAGTCCCTTCGTCGTCCGCCAAGCGTCGTTCTTTGCTGAGCGGATTCGTAGTTCAGTCGGCGACGATGTATCTCAGCAGATCGACTGCGCGTTTCGACTGGCCCTGTCGCGCCCCGCTTCGGAGGAAGAACAGGCAGAGCTAGCGAGTCTGGTCGAACAACATGGGCTCGAGCAACTCTGTCGGGCCATTTTTAACAGTAGCGAGTTCTTGTTTATCCAATGA
- a CDS encoding DUF1559 domain-containing protein, with product MVHLSLPQRARHVRGFTLVELLVVIAIIGILVALLLPAVQAAREAARRAQCTNNLKQVGLAMHSFESARKAFPTGGIEPDQGYGYGYSWWVQLLPEFEQQSIYEKFDLHAAHVGWIGFDANPVHAALLRDVNFEFMRCPSSPLPAMVSALSDKRVMSPNYVGIAGATTHQTARNKPAGSGIGGPATGRIAEGGVLILHKGIAIRRITDGTSNTLAVAEQSDWCRDAMGNEIDCRSDCDHGFLMGPGNDGWERQFNLTIVLHRVNEKSSAAVGVPGNCGPNRPIQSTHPGGAMALRADGSVDFLEESIEPAALYELANRDDSTTYTEQVDVR from the coding sequence ATGGTCCACCTTTCATTACCGCAGCGCGCAAGGCATGTTCGAGGTTTTACGCTCGTTGAGTTGTTAGTGGTGATCGCCATCATCGGTATTCTGGTGGCATTGCTACTGCCAGCCGTGCAGGCAGCCCGCGAAGCGGCTCGTCGCGCTCAGTGTACCAACAATCTAAAGCAAGTCGGCCTGGCGATGCATAGCTTCGAGTCAGCCCGCAAAGCGTTCCCCACCGGGGGTATCGAGCCCGATCAAGGCTACGGCTATGGCTACTCGTGGTGGGTGCAATTGTTGCCTGAGTTTGAGCAGCAAAGCATCTACGAGAAGTTCGACCTGCATGCAGCACACGTCGGCTGGATCGGTTTCGATGCGAATCCCGTTCATGCGGCGTTGTTGAGGGACGTGAACTTCGAGTTCATGCGTTGTCCTTCGAGCCCGCTGCCAGCCATGGTGAGTGCCCTGTCGGACAAACGCGTGATGAGTCCGAACTACGTCGGCATTGCGGGCGCGACGACTCACCAAACCGCCCGCAACAAGCCCGCTGGCAGTGGAATTGGCGGTCCAGCGACCGGGCGCATTGCTGAAGGTGGGGTGTTGATCCTGCATAAAGGCATTGCCATCCGTCGTATCACCGACGGAACCAGTAACACGCTCGCGGTTGCCGAGCAGTCGGACTGGTGTCGCGATGCGATGGGCAACGAAATCGATTGCCGTAGCGACTGTGATCATGGCTTTCTCATGGGCCCAGGCAACGACGGCTGGGAACGCCAATTCAATCTGACTATCGTGCTGCATCGCGTCAACGAAAAATCGTCGGCCGCGGTCGGCGTGCCTGGCAACTGTGGTCCGAATCGGCCGATCCAATCCACCCACCCAGGGGGAGCAATGGCCCTGCGAGCCGACGGATCGGTCGATTTTCTTGAAGAGTCGATCGAACCGGCCGCGCTCTACGAGTTGGCAAATCGCGACGACAGCACCACCTACACCGAACAAGTAGACGTTCGTTAG
- a CDS encoding alpha-L-fucosidase: protein MPFTPQLVTNRRVLWMVLLTITASLVTNQSSAQSPVADEQVDAESEPKEWWREARFGMFIHWGLYSAAGGEWQGKRNSSIASWIAHEFRIPSEEYEKELMPQFTAEKFDPDQWARLAKTAGMKYMVVTAKHHEGFCLYDSELTDYDSVHSAAGRDVIRPILEAFRKQDIHVGLYYSLIDWHHPGYPVLGDPLHPMRENEAVRSQPRDFDGYVDYLHGQVDELMTNYGPIDILWWDYSYGRMSGETWRGSELIEKVRARQPKILMNNRLVALDGSYVANDDKFGGDFQTPEQFVPPQGIPGLDWETCMTINTTWGYKPYDHDFKSSRQLIHTLIETASRGGNLLLNVGPRPDGTIPEQLVERLEAMGAWLNVNGEAIYGTTASPYKRLPSWGRVTTGKQQGGITPVYLHVFDWPADQKLQVPALESPVKRAYLLADVSKEPLEVHSDKTGLWVKLPAEPLDDSATVVVLEVEGKPIAAPFRVRPGEGGRLVLQAIDADLHGEKIRCEAGDHNTASIGWWTEAEDWASWPLQLAEPGAYQVKVTYGCDANQGGTFTVAVGDEQLQATAKPTGGWFQRSTESVGTLALPAGVSTLSIKIEPPRDIAVLDLVGIELVRVVETESTQAAAEWTNPLQKQGYVNSPLVEVTPFVFRNKLYLLECWRSDWSWPGQPSDSAGSGREMWIAELPAGPEQYEQRKYLSRALPCHTLGSAMVWDDRVYVFAVSPHHAEGRKEVFMTSSEDLLTWSEPVKVFDSPQGRIFNVAVTRDDAGMVFLWETDGYGKPFTMCYGRVDSPEDNWNSGIVQGARYGEHKYTGGPALYFHDGWYYTLYLEQLPNGWETHITRSRDLKHWDDAPQDRPVVAFDPHRRGLPLRPENIAENNASDLELCYFQGKTIAYFTGSDQQVAGDLQWASYSGTPQQLLESYFRDSPDASSGSSNSSRN, encoded by the coding sequence TTGCCGTTTACACCGCAATTAGTCACGAACCGCCGCGTGCTGTGGATGGTTCTACTGACCATCACTGCGTCGCTTGTAACGAACCAATCGTCGGCACAAAGCCCAGTTGCTGACGAGCAGGTCGACGCAGAAAGCGAACCGAAAGAGTGGTGGCGCGAAGCCCGGTTCGGCATGTTCATCCACTGGGGCTTGTATAGCGCTGCGGGGGGCGAATGGCAGGGCAAGCGGAATTCCAGCATCGCCAGTTGGATCGCCCATGAGTTCCGTATTCCCTCCGAGGAGTACGAAAAGGAACTCATGCCTCAGTTCACGGCCGAGAAGTTCGATCCCGATCAGTGGGCCCGCTTGGCGAAGACGGCGGGCATGAAGTACATGGTGGTCACCGCGAAGCACCACGAAGGGTTCTGCTTGTACGACAGCGAGCTTACCGACTACGACTCGGTGCACTCGGCGGCCGGGCGAGATGTGATTCGGCCGATACTCGAGGCCTTTCGTAAGCAAGACATCCACGTCGGCCTGTACTACTCGCTAATCGATTGGCATCATCCCGGCTATCCCGTGCTCGGGGACCCTCTGCATCCGATGCGAGAAAACGAAGCGGTTCGCTCGCAGCCTAGAGATTTTGATGGTTACGTCGACTATCTTCACGGACAGGTCGATGAGTTGATGACCAACTACGGACCGATCGACATCCTCTGGTGGGATTACAGCTACGGCAGGATGAGCGGCGAGACCTGGCGCGGCTCCGAGCTTATCGAGAAAGTGCGCGCCCGCCAGCCAAAGATCTTGATGAACAACCGGCTGGTCGCGCTCGATGGAAGTTACGTGGCCAACGACGACAAGTTCGGCGGCGATTTCCAAACCCCTGAGCAGTTTGTACCACCGCAGGGCATCCCCGGTCTCGACTGGGAAACCTGCATGACCATCAACACCACTTGGGGCTATAAGCCCTACGACCACGACTTCAAGTCGAGCCGGCAGTTGATCCACACGCTGATCGAAACCGCCAGCCGCGGTGGCAACTTGCTGCTGAACGTAGGCCCTCGCCCCGACGGAACGATCCCCGAGCAACTCGTAGAGCGGCTCGAAGCGATGGGTGCGTGGCTCAACGTCAACGGCGAAGCTATCTACGGAACCACGGCCAGCCCCTACAAACGCTTGCCTTCGTGGGGACGCGTGACCACTGGAAAGCAGCAAGGCGGTATCACGCCGGTCTACCTGCATGTGTTTGACTGGCCAGCGGACCAAAAACTGCAAGTGCCAGCGCTGGAGTCGCCGGTAAAGAGAGCCTATCTACTGGCCGACGTTAGCAAGGAACCGCTTGAGGTACATAGCGATAAAACCGGCCTGTGGGTGAAGCTGCCGGCGGAACCACTCGACGATAGCGCCACGGTCGTGGTACTCGAAGTCGAAGGCAAGCCAATCGCAGCACCGTTTCGCGTCCGCCCTGGCGAAGGGGGGCGCCTCGTGCTGCAAGCGATTGACGCCGATTTGCATGGCGAGAAAATCCGCTGCGAAGCAGGAGATCATAACACTGCGAGCATCGGATGGTGGACCGAAGCTGAGGACTGGGCGAGCTGGCCGTTGCAGCTAGCGGAGCCGGGCGCTTATCAGGTGAAAGTCACCTACGGATGCGATGCGAACCAGGGAGGAACCTTCACCGTCGCAGTCGGCGACGAGCAGCTGCAGGCGACTGCGAAGCCGACCGGCGGGTGGTTCCAGCGGTCGACCGAGTCGGTCGGTACCCTCGCGCTGCCCGCAGGCGTGTCGACGCTTTCCATCAAAATCGAACCGCCACGCGATATTGCAGTGCTCGATCTTGTGGGCATCGAGTTGGTACGCGTTGTTGAGACCGAGAGCACGCAAGCCGCAGCTGAGTGGACCAATCCGCTCCAGAAGCAAGGGTACGTGAACTCTCCGCTCGTGGAAGTCACTCCGTTTGTCTTTCGCAACAAACTGTATCTCCTGGAATGCTGGCGAAGCGACTGGAGTTGGCCGGGGCAGCCTAGCGATTCCGCGGGCAGCGGTCGCGAGATGTGGATCGCAGAGCTACCAGCTGGCCCTGAGCAGTACGAGCAGCGCAAGTACTTAAGCCGAGCGTTGCCTTGCCATACGCTAGGTTCGGCCATGGTGTGGGACGATCGCGTCTACGTGTTCGCCGTATCGCCGCATCATGCGGAGGGTCGAAAAGAAGTTTTCATGACGTCGTCGGAGGACTTGCTGACTTGGAGCGAACCGGTCAAGGTGTTCGATAGCCCGCAGGGAAGAATCTTCAACGTCGCGGTCACTCGCGACGATGCTGGTATGGTGTTCCTTTGGGAAACCGATGGCTACGGCAAGCCCTTTACCATGTGCTACGGGCGGGTCGACTCGCCTGAGGACAACTGGAACTCTGGCATCGTTCAAGGGGCCCGCTATGGCGAGCACAAATATACCGGCGGGCCGGCTTTGTACTTCCACGACGGGTGGTACTACACGCTTTATCTCGAGCAGCTTCCCAATGGTTGGGAAACTCACATCACCCGCTCTCGCGATTTAAAGCACTGGGACGATGCTCCCCAGGACCGCCCGGTAGTTGCGTTCGATCCGCATCGTCGCGGCCTTCCACTGCGTCCCGAAAATATTGCGGAGAATAACGCCTCGGATCTCGAGTTGTGCTACTTCCAAGGCAAGACCATCGCCTATTTCACCGGCTCCGATCAGCAAGTCGCAGGCGATCTGCAGTGGGCGAGCTACTCAGGCACTCCACAGCAATTGCTCGAATCGTACTTTCGTGATTCACCTGATGCGAGCTCCGGCTCTTCCAATTCATCTCGTAATTGA